Genomic segment of Peromyscus leucopus breed LL Stock chromosome 23, UCI_PerLeu_2.1, whole genome shotgun sequence:
AGCTAGGCAGAGGTAAACCAGATGTCTCGAACTCCCCCATCTGTGTATTTTAAATGTCTCCAAATTATCTGTGAATATTGACAGATTGAAATTCATAGATCTCTGCAGCTCACAGATACTGTGGGATATTTCCAAATTCCCTGAGTTAATTTATAACTGGAGATAAAATTTTGAGCACTTATTGTGTATGGTTGGAAAGCTAGTTAGTGAATCCATACGTGTTCCTAGGGCACATTTGCTGAGAATTACAAATGCTTCTGATAATGCCTCTTTCCACATTCACAGTAGCGTTAAATGTGGGCATCCGGGACAGAGAACTGCCTCACATCTGTCTGACCACATTCCCTCAAATATGATGCGTTTCAGCTTGATTGTGTAACTATGGATTGAATTTAAATCAGTATTTTGCctaagagagaaatgaagagggaaGCACATGGACATTATCGAAGCAAGTCTCAGATGTGAATCGAGGTGTTACAGAAAGTTCAGACAGAGACTTGTAAATTAAAACACATCATAAAGAGTAGAAATACAACTAGTGGTATACTATACTTGCCTAACACAGCTGATGTCCTGGGTCCCTCCTACCCCTACACTGTGAACGGAATCTCAAGAAATAGCAAAATAGTAAGAAAGAGAGGCACATGAACTacactattttaaaagtttgtatttagtctatgtgcatgagtgtgtgtgtgtgtgtgagagagagagagagagagagagagagagagagagagagagagagagagacagagagacagagagacagagagacagagagagagagagagagagaggagtaggTATTAGAGCTACAGTGTGCATGTAGGGGTCAGAGAATAACCTTGTGGAGCCTGTTCTGTCTTTCAAcgtttatgtaggttctgggaattaagCCCAGGTCTCCAGGATTGTGCTACAAgcatctttactcactgagccgtcttgctgggTCCTGGATGGTGCCTTGAACAAAGGGCTAGTTGCATCTCCTTCACTGATGCAGCAATACTGGTTCTCCTCCATCTTTCACACTCTGCCCATCCATCACCCTTATTTGCCAGTAGGGATGGGGGTATTTGTTTATGCCTTCGCTGCTAAGAtagacagagatgcagagggtATAGGAAGTCAACAGACACAGCAGGACAATGATTCCTCTCGCCTCCTACTCAATGAAGCTGTGTTCATAATTCTCTTACATCACACTTTCAAGTTAATAAATAGGAATCGTAATGCTGATATTAACAAGAATTGCAAAGACATTCTTTACTGCACTTTGTAGAGCTTTGCATTCAGTGACCCATTTAAACTTCCCAAGcatatggagatgcagagttgTTATTAGTATTGTCCCCAATATACTAGTGAAGAAGCAAGGGGGATGCTAAAGGAGTCCCCAGACGTCTGACCAATGGGCAGAATCCATCAGGCCAAGTTCAGTGTCTGTGCATTATATGGAAAACAGAGAGACCCTGGCTTTGGGGTATGCTGTGGTGTATGCATCTGACAATGGATTACCCTGGGACCTCAGGCAAGGTGCTAAGCATTTACCCTTTGCTGTCCTCATCTGTGAAGTGAAGGGCTAGTGAGGGAAACTAAGATGGTGCCTGCTGCAGATGAGGGCATCCTAAACTATTGTTACAACTTTGactcttctgtcctccatctgTCAAATGAACTTGTTCCCCGGGACTCACTGTCTCAGGGTGGGTTTCTCAATGGTTTCCTCTCAAACCACATCTCATCTGCTCAGTGTGcactccctcccctttctcactTCTCTAACCAGCACCGTCACTCACGTCACTCACGTTACTCACGTTTCTTTGTTGCCTGTCCTGTCTGACTACCACATGAGTTCCGGGAGAGTGGGGattctcacctgcctctgctcaggcTCTCCACTCTGGCTTTGACACAGAGCAAGCATGCTGGATGAGGCTCTCCAAGTCAAACAGCTACATCTTCATCAGATCTGCTGGGCCTGTTTGCAAGACATCAGGGTGACGTTGCCTCGTGTCCTGCTGATGTCCCCTTATAGGAGGGAGAGTGTGGAGAGTCGTTGGACCATCCCCTGAGGCTTCAGCTCTCCTCCCATCCATTTGCATGGACATCTGTCATAACTTCAGATTGTTTTGGATTCTAGAGTATACAGGCTGGGGGAGATTAACTGGGGGTTCTATCTATGTGGCTGTGGGAAGCCATATTCAtgctggggaaagactttccaGTGCTGTTGCCTTGGGGAACCTCATGCCCTGTCCATACCTCATTACCCACACTCCATAAGTAAGCTCactaaactcattggttccccctGGTGAACTTTAGTTGAATCTACTTTGAGCTGTGGTTTGGACCTTAGGAGGAAGGACAGATGATGCTTATGTCTCCTTTGGGAAGGAATTTTCACAGCATCGGTAATGCCATACCTTCAGGGACAATGATCCCTCAAAGCTGAAAGCAAGTGAGAGTTGCACTGCCACCTGGCACCCCTCAGAATCAATTCTCCACCAGAAGAGCTTTCTTGTGAACCACTGAGTTATTACCCAATGATATCCAGTCTCCCGCACGGCATTAGCTGCCAACCATATTGTTGGCATTTGGGGGCTATTAGTTAAAATACCACTTGCAACATCCAGGTCTGAAGCAGGATGTCTACTTGTTAGACCCTGTGTGGTTGTGGTCGATATAAGCAAAACCTTGTGTAAGCTTGGACCAGGACAAGATTTCTGAGTACCCAATTCATGATTTGACTTTCCTAGAAAAATTATAAAGTTATGTCCAACTATGTGAAAAAGATAAAGAGGATGTTTCTATGGAAATGACTGAAGATGTGGTCCATGAATTAGCCTAGCTGGGCCATAAGAGGGAGATGAGCCCCTCCTCCTATGGAGAGAGCTCATGGGGGATGACTTCCAGGGACCCAGAAATGGGAAAGCTCACATTTGtttcagaatatatttaaaatgcaaataaaagggTAGGTCTAAGAAGTTCCCAGCATGACTCTCACCCCTCTCACCCCTTCCCATCACCTTACAGAACGCCCTGCAGGGACCTAGAGAGTCTCCAGCCAGCAAGGTGAGAGGGGGTCTTTGAATGTTTTCTCAATACTGGGAAGTCAGGTGTCAATCCCTCGAGGAGGTGAGGTCAAGGTCAAGTCTATGCCTCATCAGATCACGATTGTCTTCCTTGGGAAAGTCATTTCATTTGAACAAGGTGCTGGAAGGTCACATGATCCCAGAACAAGTTAAAAGTGACAGCTGTGTCCTCTCCCTGAGTCTAGCCACACTGTGGTGTCCTTTATCTCAACCCCATAGTTTCCCATGTCTGGAAATTTAAAGAACTCATTATTTAGCTCAAGCCTGCATTTTATCTCATTTATGGATGagcattgagaaaaaaaaagttgaagaaaaataaaatcccttaTTTTGCTAATGAGAGACATCTGTTTattcctcctttttaaaatgtgcatttgcTTAATaggcaagtttaaaaaaaatgccaatcAAGGCTGCCATGACTGGGGGGATTTATCAGAACTGGAGctgttttctataattaaagATGCATTGGGTGAAGTCACCGCTGCTCACTTTGAGGGAACTGGGGGTTAGGGAGTGGTTGGTGGGGAAGGGTAGGTTTGAGAGAAAGGACTTGGAATGGCATGCTCCCTAAAGATGTCCACAACCTAACTCCAAAGCCTGTGATGCCATCATTCTGCATGGGGGAACGGGACTTCATAGATGTCCTTAATCCAAGGACCTTGGGAAGAGGAGACCCCCTGGATTGCTAAGGTGGCACAATAGTAACCATCACCTCAGTGTGTGAGGGAGGTAAGAGGGTGAGCCAGAGGAGACCTGAAAGGCAGCCAAAGGTTGAACATCTCTAGAGCCTCGAAGAGGTAAGGAAGTAAACTCTACCTTAGATTCCCAGAAGGCGGTATCTCTGCCTTCTATGTGCCCTTGGTTCTTCTGACCTTTAGAGCCTTGTAAGGTTACAAATCCATGTTTGGGTTAAGCTACCTTAACCTTTAACCCTTAACCTTTGTGAAGTGCTACGCCCACAGCTGTGACACCTGTGTAGCTGTAGCAAAGCTTGAAAGCTTGCCGCTGTACTAGAGTCTGGCAGCTAAAGGGCTGAGGTTGAAGCTTCCTGGAGCGAGACCTCAGGCAGTTTCCCCACATCCAGCGGTCGTCATGCGGCCTGAGGATCTCAGGGCGACAGTCCTTGTTTGCACTaatcatgctttttctctgtatgtcttttctgtgttggGGAGAATgaatcatgaaggaaagaaacaactttggagtgatttgcctttcatggaaaggctagccaggactagaaaGCCTTGATGCCTTTATAGTAAGGAAGAAAGTCAACagatcatagaaaatatgaagccaGACCTAAGGTATTGGTATAGAAGGGTATATGACAATTAGAAAGATAGATGAgtgtataaatgaaattatacaaaaagtATATAGAGGGTGAGTTAAGCCTTGGCTGGTAAAAGTCTGGATCTCACAGATGTGGTCTTTGGCGCGagacagatttcacaaaattctgaGATCATGCCCTTAAGCAACAACCCCCATGAACTCCAAGCTGCGGaagtgatacacagaaatagatattAAAGTGCTTTGCTATTgtctacacagaaatagatattGATATATTTTTGCTATTGTCTTTTGCTGATTCTATGGAATTGTAAAAGTTTGCTGATTCTGAGTAATTGTAAAAATTAACAGTCTGATGTAATCCCCTGCCAAGTTCCTTGATTGTAAAAGAATATAAGCACTGGTTTAGCAGAAGTAAATCTGCAGCAGCACATCAATCCatcgtgtgtctgtctgtcatttcctcGCCGATCCCTGACTTCTCCTCgagccttctccctggttctcccgCAGTGGTGGTCTCCCTCTGGGTGGTCTGCGGCAGGTGGCGCCCGAACAGGGACCTGAAGGACAGGTaatcttccctcttttctttcctcagaagTCAGGTACGGTTCTTACCAGGGAGCTGCAGTCCCGCCGGTAAAGGATCACCGGTTAAGAGTAAGTAATCAAGGAATCATGGGGCACTCATTGACTAAGAATGAGAAAATGATGGGTACTATGATACAACACATGTTAGCCAAATCAGGGTTCCGGACATCAGTTTCAGATGTGGGACAGTTTATTGAATTTTTAAGAAAGGCTAGCCCTTGGTTCGTTGAGGAAGGCTCCTTGACTttggaggaatggaagagagTGGGGAAAGAAATGCGTAAATATGTACAGACTCATGGTGAAAAGACTCTGCCCCCTCAAGCATTTCAATTGTGGTTTCATTTGAGGGATCTCTTGTCAGAGACAACCCCGTTTCAGGGACTCTGCAGAGAAACCGCTTCTGATCAGGGGGAATCCCCTATTTATGCAGAAGTaggccaggaggaaggagaagagggagagtaTATGCCGCTCactgcctctgctcctcctctgcaGTATAGCACTATAGAGGACAATAATGGTGATTGGGGTCTTGATGATCAACAAGCAGAGCAGGAATGGGAAGATGATCATCGGGATCATTCTGATAATCCCCAATCTTTTGAGGTGCTTAGCGCTGCGGCCAGTCAGCGGCCCGTGCCAAAACCCAGGAAGCATCCTCCTCTGCCACCTGTTGGCTTCCAAGGGGCCATGGCAGAGGCACGAAGGACGGGGGACGCCTCTTTTGGGGTCTTTCCTGTTACAGAACCATGGGATGATGAGGGTCCTGTATGGGAGCCCCTCTCATTAAAGGTGTTAAAAGAATTGCAGTCTGCAGTAAAGAGTGTTGGGGCTTCTGCTCCCTACACACTGCAAGTAGTGGATGTGGTTGCCAGCTCTTGGTTAACACCCTATGACTGGATGCAAACCGCAAAAGCCACTCTCAGCCCTGGGGATTATATCCTCTGGAGGACTGAGTATGAAGACAGAAgtaaagaaactgtggtacaaTCCCTCAGAAAACGTGGCCCTAAGCCCACTATGTCAATGCTTATGGGGACAGAGGATTACACCACCCCACAATCTCAGACCAAGATACCTAGAGATATCTTGCAGTTGATAACAACCAACGCCGTACAATCATGGCGTAAGATTCCTCCTCAGGGAACCAAAGGAGGAGCATTGGCTAGCATTAGGCAAGGTACTGAAGAGTCTTATCCAGAGTATATAGCTAGACTTGAGGAAGCTATTTCTAGAATGCTCCTCCCTCTGAGGGAACGGACATTCTTTTGAAGCAGTTAGCCTGGGAAAATGCCAATGCTCTCTGTCAGGATCTGATTAGgccaatcagaaaaacaggaaccCTGCAAGATTACATAAAAGCATGCCAAGATGCCTCACCGGTTGTAGTGCAAGGAATGGCCTACGCCGCAGCAATGAAAGGACAGAAATTTAGCGCCTATGTAAAACAGACATATGGGAATGGCAAGAAGGCCACCCAATCTCCTACTTGCTTTCAATGTGGGAAAGAAGGACACATGCAAAAAGATTACAGGCAGGGAAACAGAGCAGGACCCAGAAAGGGGTTCCTGGCCTGTGCCCTCGCTGCAAAAAAGGTAGACATTGGAGAAATGAGTGCAAATCAAAGTTTCATAAGGATGGAACTCCTCTAGGTAAGGGAAGTTTCAATGATGATCTAGAAGAGACAAAAAACTAGGTCAGGGGTGTTCTCCTAACCCCGCACCCAAGGGAGAGGAGGCCAAGCAAAGGGCACCTCCCTCAGGGTTAAACCCTGATGCTCCAGAATTTACTATTCATGATTTGCCAAGAGCAACTCCAGAGAGTGCAGGCTTGGACCTTGCTAGCACTAAGGATATGATATTATCCAAATGGGATGGAGTGACATTGGTCCCCACTAATGTGAAGGGTACTCTGTTGCCACAAACTGTGGGAATAGTCATTGGACGAAGTTCCAATTATCAAAAGAATTTTGAAGTCCTACCAGGAGTTATTGATGCAGATACAGAAAATACAATCAAGGTTATGGTGAAACCATTAGCTGAAACTATACAAATTCATAAAGGACAGAGGCTAGCTCAATTGATTCTTTTGCCTTTTGTTAAGTTGCCCAATCCTGTTATTAAAGCTGCTCGAGGGCAAGGGCAGTTTGGATCCACTGGAGGTGCATTCATGATACAGGATCTCGGAGAGAGACCCTTTAAATGTATCATGATCAATGGACGGAAGTTTCGGGGTCTGCTGGATACAGGTGCGGACAGGACCTGTATAGCTGCCTCAGATTGGCCCAGTAGCTGGCCCGTCCATAAGACAGGTGCTTCTTTGTTAGGGCTTGGCTCTGCTTCAGGAGTTATGCAGAGCACTGCATTATTAAAGTGGAAGAGTGAAGGCAGGGAAGGATTGATTCAACCTTTtgtgcttccttctcttccctttacaCTATGGGGAAGAGATATGTTAGATTCCATGGATATAAAGTTAGTAACCTCAGACCAAATTAGTCATCAAAATTTTTCATAGGGGCCACTGCAGAACATCTATATGCAGATAAAATAGAGTGGCTTACTCACGAGCCTATATGGGTGAGTCAGTGGCCCctaacaacagaaaaaatacaGGCTCTAGAACAGCTGGTGCAGGAACAATTACAAAAAGGACACATAATAGAGTCCAATAGTCCATGGAACACTCCTGTctttgtaattaaaaagaaatcaggaaaatggagactgTTGCAAGATCTTAGAGCAATTAATGCAGTCATGAAAGACATGGGACCTTTACAGCCTGGTCTGCCCTCACCAGTGGCTGTGCCACAAGGATGGCATATTATTGTCATAGATTTACAGGATTGCTTTTTTACCATTAAACTTAACCCctcagatagtaaatattttgcCTTTAGTGTTCCCTCAGAGAATTTTAAGCAGCCTTTTAGGAGGTATCAATGGGTAACTTTACCACAAGGGATGAAAAATTCACCCACATTGTGTCAGAAATTTGTAGACTTGGCTTTACAAAAAATAAGACAGGAACATCGTGATTTGTATCTTattcattatatggatgacatACTTTTGGCTCATAAAGATAAAACTCAGCTAGaaaaaatattagagaaaacTATAGAAGCATTAACTCTATATGGTCTGGTAATAGCCCCTGATAAGGTGCAAAGAGATAAGCCTTTGAATTATTTGGGTCAGATTATTAAAGAAGGTTATATTACTTCTCAAAAGGTTTCTATTAGAAGAGACAAATTAAAGACTTTAAATGATTTCCAAAAACTTCTAGGGGACATTAATTGGCTTAGGccttatttaaaaattaccaCTGGTATGTTAAGTCCATTGTATTCCATTCTTCATGGTGATGCAGATCCAAAATCAAAACGGGAATTGACCAAGGAAGCTATTGAGGCTTTACAATTAGTGGAACAAGCCTTAACTGAAGCCAGAGTACAACAGATAAATTATGAAAAACCTTGGTCTTTGCTAATTTTTGCAACTTCCTATACACCTACTGCCTGTCTTTGGCAGGACGGGGTGTTGGAATGGCTACATTTGCCACACACTCAAGCAAAAATGTTAGCTGATTATCCATATTTGTGTTCCCTGTTAATTTGCAAAGGCCGCAATCGGTCCAGGGAATTATTTGGCAGAGAACCTCATATTATTATCATTCCATATAATAAGGCACAACTAGAAAATTTATATCAGTTCAATGAGGATTGGATATTGGCATTGCAAAATTATGCAGGCCAAATATTGTATCATTACCCTAGACATCCTATAATAGAGTTTGCAAGGCATGTGGAACTGGTATTTCCTGTCTGGTTCTCTCACAGCCCCCTAGATCATGCCATAAATATTTTTACAGACGGTTCTTCCACAGGAAGAGCTGCGGTTTTCACTCAGACACATGGGCTGTgggtagaggaaggagagaaaacctCTGCACAGCAAGCAGAAATAAGAGCAGTTATCTTAGCTTTTGAGAAGTTTCCTCAGGAGCTTAACCTTTTTACAGATTCTAAATATGTAGTTAATTTGTTTCCAGCATTAGAAACTGCTCTTTTATCAGGGAAGTCCCCTATTTTACCATTTTtacaaaaattacagaatttgGTACACAATAGATCACAAAAATTTTATGTGGGACACATAAGGGGACATAGCAAATTACCTGGCCCACTGGCTCAAGGAAATGCTATAGCAGATCTACTAACACAGAATTCTTTGGGAGCCTTTGCTATACAAGAAGCTCAACAGAGTCATGCAATGCATCATCAGAATGCATCTGCTTTGAGGAAAATGTTCTCTATAACAAGAGAACAAGCAAGACAAATAGTGAGGGAATGTACACATTGCCCTCCTATTCATCACCCACGAAAAATGGGTGTAAACCCTAGAGGTTTAAAACCAAATGtcatttggcaaatggatgtgacTCATGTCTCCTCCTTTGGTAGGATGGGATATGTCCATGTTACAGTGGACACCTATTCTCACTTCACTTTTGCCTCAGCTAGGACTGGAGAAGCAGTCAAAGATGTGGTTCAGCATCTCATACAATGTTTTCAGATTATGGGCCTTCCATCACAAATAAAGACAGATAATGGGCCAGCATATACTTCAAAAGCATTTGAGCAATTCTGCAATCAGTGGGGAATTGCCCACACTACAGGAATACCCTATAATCCACAGGGTCAAGCTATTATAGAAAGGACTCATCAAAATCTGAAGCTACAAATAGAGAGGCTTCAAGCCTCAAATGGGTACTTTACTCCTCATCATGTTTTATCTCATGCCCTGTTTGTGCTTAATCATCTTAATACTGATGACAAAGGACTCACTGCAGCCCTAATTCACTGGGGTCGTGAGTTCCACAATACACCTCTGCCATTGGTGTATTGGAAGGATTTATTGTCTGGCACATGGAAGGGACCGGATGTCCTCATAACCGGGGGACGAGGGTAtgcttgtgtctttccacaggatgCCGATTCCCCTATCTGGATCCCGGATCGCCTTATCCGACCtgcaaagggagaaaagaaggcgCAAGCGCCACCGGAGAAAGCAACAGAGGAAGCTGCTGACGGAAATGCAGAAGATGAAACTCGGCGGCGGCGAGAAACCGAAAGTGACTTGGTCGCAGATTCAGCTTCTGACTCGGAACGCGAAGAAGCTGCTGATTGAGCAAGAAAAACCTCTCACCgcttcattttatttcactgcccttttgtctttgctctttgctCCGCTACCAGTAgctcagggagtttccttttgggCATATGTTCCTAATCCCCCAATCATTCAGCCTGTGGGATGGTTAGATCGGGAACCCATCAAAGTGTTGACAAATGATTCAGTCAGGTTGGGTGGAGCTCAAGATTCTGACGCTCGAAGTAGCTCCTCCTCTCTTATAAATTTTGAAGGCAGAGCAGATTCACTACCAATCTGCCTGACGCTGCAAGGGAAAGTGCCTTATGGCTGCTTCCCCACATCTTATAGAACCTTCCTGACTGACGGTCCAGACAAAGCGAATGCTGGTAGGCGATGGGTTTGGGAGCTACAGATACAAACTTTAGGAGACA
This window contains:
- the LOC114684968 gene encoding endogenous retrovirus group K member 8 Gag polyprotein-like codes for the protein MMGTMIQHMLAKSGFRTSVSDVGQFIEFLRKASPWFVEEGSLTLEEWKRVGKEMRKYVQTHGEKTLPPQAFQLWFHLRDLLSETTPFQGLCRETASDQGESPIYAEVGQEEGEEGEYMPLTASAPPLQYSTIEDNNGDWGLDDQQAEQEWEDDHRDHSDNPQSFEVLSAAASQRPVPKPRKHPPLPPVGFQGAMAEARRTGDASFGVFPVTEPWDDEGPVWEPLSLKVLKELQSAVKSVGASAPYTLQVVDVVASSWLTPYDWMQTAKATLSPGDYILWRTEYEDRSKETVVQSLRKRGPKPTMSMLMGTEDYTTPQSQTKIPRDILQLITTNAVQSWRKIPPQGTKGGALASIRQGTEESYPEYIARLEEAISRMLLPLRERTFF
- the LOC114684970 gene encoding endogenous retrovirus group K member 19 Env polyprotein-like isoform X2; this encodes MPIPLSGSRIALSDLQREKRRRKRHRRKQQRKLLTEMQKMKLGGGEKPKVTWSQIQLLTRNAKKLLIEQEKPLTASFYFTALLSLLFAPLPVAQGVSFWAYVPNPPIIQPVGWLDREPIKVLTNDSVRLGGAQDSDARSSSSSLINFEGRADSLPICLTLQGKVPYGCFPTSYRTFLTDGPDKANAGRRWVWELQIQTLGDKLYRDNFTQVNTIPITPCIQKYRDKDQFWDSSLSKFPAWLTCGFPNAAAWYEPRGRWMCLKFGTTLILMTKERLIKIT